CTGGACGCCTTCACATCCCGCGAAGTCACCTGCTACTCCTCCCATGTGGTCGCCGAAAGGCTGGAACAGGCGTTTGACCTGGTCACCGACATCATGATGAACTCCGTGTTCCCCCCGGCCGAGCTGGAGAGGGAGCGCCAGGTGATCATCGAGGAGATCCGGATGGGGGAGGACAACCCCGCCGAGTATATATACGACAAAATGTACCCCCTCCGATGGCCCGGCCATCCGCTCGGCAGGCTCATCACAGGATCGGTGGAGACCGTGGCCGCCTTGAACAGGGACGACTTTATAACCGCCCGGGACAAGTTCTACCGCCCGCCAAGGCTGCTTGTCACCGCCTGCGGCGCGGTGGACATGAAAACGTTGAAGGAGCTTGTGGCGCGCCATTTCGGCGGCCTTCAGGCCGAACCGGGCGAAAGACAAATGGACACTCCCAGGATCAGCCGGGCCTCATATATCATGCGCAAAAAGCTGGAGCAGGCGCACATCCTGCTGGCGGCTCCGGGGCTTCCAACGGACAGCCGCCGCAGGCCGGCCCTTTCCATATTGAACACGGCGTTGGGGGGAGGAGTGTCGTCCCGGCTGTTCCAGAAAGTGCGGGAGGAACTGGGGCTGGCGTATTCCATAAACAGTTTTTACGAGCAGTTCGCCGACGCGGGGCTTTTCGGCGTGTACGCCGCCTGTTCGCCGGAAATGCTGCCCAAACTATGGGACGCGGTTCGCGGCGAGATGGAAAGGGCCTCGGCCCATCCACCCACGGCCGAGGAGATAAGAAGGGCGAAGAACCTTAGCGCCGGGGCGCTTAAAATGTCGTTTGAATCGGTCAATTCCCGTATGTTCCAGATGGCCTACCAGTGGCTTTATTACGGCAAGGCTCTGGCGCCCGACGAGATGCTGGCGGAAATAGAAGGCGTTACGCTCGATGAAGTAAGGGAGCTTGCCGGGGAGTTGCTGGCTGGGAGGGAGTTTACGGTTATAGCGTTAGGGCCTATACACAGACGGCAGGAAAAGCTGTTCGAGATTTAGGTTCCGGCGCGGTAATACTTGCCAAATCCTTGGATCTCAAACTACTTTCCCTGCTTGACCATGTCCGCCACTATCTTGCCGGCGATCTTTTCCGAGTCCACGTGGTATTCGCCTTTGGAAATCTTTTCCTTGATGGCGTCCACCTTCTCCTTGCGCACGTCCGGCGTGTTCTTCACGGCGGTGTTGGCCTTGGCCACTTCCTTGGCGAATCCGGACACGGCCACATTGGTGGCGGTGCTGCTGGACTTGCCAGCTTCGGCGGCGGGAGCGTCGCTCCTGGCGGCTTTCACGGCGGCGGCCTGGTCCCGCTTTTTTAAATCATCCACCCTGGCCTGGTTATAGTTCGGATCGGCTCCAAAAACCTTCACTTTAAATCACCTCCCTCCAATTTTAAGGGCCATCTTCCAAAAATGAAGCCCTGAAACTTCATCTCATTCATTCCTGTTATCTTATCGGACATTCGCGGAACGAACTTTAAATTATTTACCAAAATAAAGCCAGTAATATCAACAAGATAACAAAAATGAGCAAAATAATTTTAGTCAAAATAACGAATCTCGGCCGCACTCTCCGTTAATAAAGCAATTAACGGGCCATGCTTCCGGGAGCGAGCTTCAAACCGTCTCCGGACCGTTCTTTAGCGCCCCCTTAAAACCTTCCGCGAAGCTCACCTGGTTGCGCCCGGCCAGCTTGGCGTTGTACATGGCCCTGTCGGCCATGTTTATAAGCGTGTCGGAATCGTCGCCATCCTCGGGAAATATGGCCGCTCCCAGACTTCCGCTGATCTGGAGTTTGCCCCCCTTAACTATCACCGGGCTGTTGATCTCTTCTACGATTTTTCTGGCTATGTGCTCCGCCGCGGCTGGGTTTGCAAGCTCGTCGAGCACCAGCACGAACTCGTCCCCCCCGAGGCGCGCCACCGTGTCCGAGGCTCGCACGCAGTTTTTAAGCGTCTGGGCGGTGGCCACAAGCACGCTGTCCCCCGCGTCATGGCCATGGGTGTCGTTGATGAGCTTGAATCCGTCCAGGTCCACGAGAAACACGGCCAGTCTGCCGTTGTGCCGCCTTGTCCTTTCCACGGCAAGGCCCAACGTCTCGTCGAGCAATATCCGGTTGGCAAGCCCCGTGAGCGGGTCGTGATGGGCCATTTTGCGCAATTGGTTGGCGCTTTCGGCCAGCCGCGAATTTACATCGGTCAGTTCCCTGGTGCGTTCGGCCACTTTCGCCTCCAGTTCCCGTTCCGTGCGGGTGAGGGCCTCTATCATCGCCAGGCGCGCGCTATAGGCGTCCGCCTGGGCCAGCTCCTTTTCTTTCCTCAACGCGTTGACCCGGTCGGCCAGGGCGAAGGAAAGCAGGAGCATTTCCAGCCCAGAGCCTATGAGCATGGAGTATTTTGTGAAAAAGTTGGTTGGCAGCCAGCCAAGATTCCTGGATCCGAGCGCCGCCACGCCCACAAGGAGCATGGACCACGCCAGCAGGAAATAGCGCGCCGCCGAGAATCCCCGCACAAGGCACACCACGCCGCTTGCCGAGGCCGCCGCGGCGAAAACGACGCCGGTGGCGGAAGTTGCGATGGCGTTTATCTGGTATGGGGTGGCCGGGATGGTGATGAAAAGGGCGGCGAAGACCATCTGGCACGCGGCCAAAAGCTTGTCGAGGGCGGGGGCGGAACGGCGGACGCCGAGGAATTCGCGGGAGAACACCGCGCCGAAAAATCCCGCCGCGTCAAACCCGGCCACGCTGGCCACGTTGCCCCATATGGTGAAGTCCGGCCAGAGATATTCGTATCCCAGACCGTTCCAGGACATCTGCCCCACAGCCATGGAGCCTACGAAAAGGATGTAGTAAAGGTAGCTTCTGTCCAGCAACGATATGTATAGAAGCAGGTTGTACGCGAACAGGGCGGTGAGCGCGCCGAAGTAGAACAGCAGGGCCATATAGGCGCCCCGGCTGGCGTGATGGAAAAGGTCCGCCGGCCAAAGCAGCGTCCCCACCGTCAGGCTCCCCTGCGATTCCACCCTGATGAAGACGTCCACCCGGTTTTCCGGAGCCAGGCGCAGCGGGAACACGAAGTTGCGGTGGGGGTAGGGCCTTTGGGCGAAGGGGACAGTGTCGCCGGTGGCGTGGCTTTTGATCACCTTGCCGCTTGACGGATCGACGAAAAATACCTCCACCTTGTCGAGCGTGGGGAACGGGATCTCCAGCATCCAGTCCGGCGACCCCCCGGGGACACCCTTGAGGCTGGCGTGCAGCCAGAAAGCCGATTTTGAATAGCCGAAATTCGGCTCGCTTTCGCCGATGGGGGCAAACTTGCCGGCCCGGGCCTGCCCGATGGCGCCATCGAGGGTCAATCGGCGCGTGGTGTCTTCCAGCCAGGAAAATACCGGAGCCTCCGGGGCCTGTTTCTGTGCCCGGCCGGCTCCGGGGAAGAGAAGGACACCGGCCATGAACGCCGTCGCGAAAACTTTTGTCATTAGCTTGATGTTTTTCATATTTTGCCCCCGCCACCGCAATGGAGGGACACCCTGTAATTTAACGTAAAACCGCCGGCGTGGCGTGATTTTCCATCACCGCCGCATCTTGTCCATCAGTTCCTGCTTGCGCAGCATATACAGGGTGCGGTCTTTTCTGAAAAGTTCAATGGCCTCGTTGAACACCTCCTCCTGGGCGGGATTCATGAAAAGGTGGTGTGGATACCCAAGCTCGATGAGGGCTATCGCCTTGTCCAGGAACACCTGGCAATGGGGGCAGATGGAGCCGCAACAGTATTCCACTTCTTCCGCCGGCAGGCCTGTGAACTTTGCGACAGAGGCGGTCATGCTTTCCCCGGCGTCGTGCCCGTGGGCGCTTTTCTCCCGTTCATGTTTCTCGTGGCGGAGCTTTTCAGCCGCCTTGGCCTGGTCGCGCATCTTGCCGAAAAGGTCGCCCATAGACGAGCTCCTTTCCTGAGTGTTTGTTATTTATGGGGCGGAAGGCTTTTGACTCCGATCCTCTCGCCGTTTTTCAGCCTGAAACGGGACAGCATCTTGCGCAGGTCCGCCACTTCGGAGGCCAGGCTTTGCGCCTCGTTGGTTGTCTCCGTGGCGATGGCGGCGTTTTTCTGGGTCACTTTGTCTATATTGGATATCCCTTCGTTGGCCGAGGAAATGCCTTTTGCCTGTTCCCGCGACGCGTCGGCGATATGTTCCACAAGGTCTGTCACTTTCGTCACGGCTTCCACGATCTCGTTTAGCGCTCCGGCCGTCCGCGAGGCTATCTCAGAGCCGCTCCGGGAGCTTTCCACGGATCCTTCGATCAGTTCCTCCGTCTCCTTGGCCGCCTTGGCGCTTCTGGCGGCCAGGTTTCGCACCTCTTCGGCCACCACGGCGAAACCCTTGCCGTGCTTGCCGGCCCGGGCCGCCTCCACCGCCGCGTTCAAGGCCAGCAGGTTGGTCTGGAACGCTATCTCGTCTATCACCTTTATTATCCTGGAAATATTCTGGCCGGATATCACTATCCTGTCCATCGCCGCCACCATTTCGTTCATCTGCGTATTCCCCTTGGTGGCCGCCTCCCGGGCGCGCGACATCAGGCTGTTGGCCTGCCCGGCGTTGTTTGCGGTGAGGTTTATCTGGGAATACATTTGCTCCATGGTGCTAGAAAGGGCCTCCAGCGATCCCGCCTGCTCGTTGGCCCCCTCCGCCAGCGATTCGCTGGAGGTGAGCACCTCCACCGACGAAAGCGCGATCTTTTGGCCTGTCTGGTTTATCTGCGTGATCAGCGCGTTGAGGTTGTCGTTTGTCTTGGCCAACCCGTCGCGGATCACCCCTTCGGCCTCAAAGGTGAAGTCGCCAGCGGCCAGCCTGTCGAACGCGGCCACAACCTCGTGCTGGAGGGTTTCGGCGAAATGGTCCATCGCGTCGGCCACCTGGCCGATCTCGTCATGCCTGTCCATGTGAAGCCGTTCGCGCAGGTTGCCTTTTTCCAGCTGGCGGATCATGTTGATCAGCCGGCTGATGGGGGCCACCACGATTTTGGACAGGATGAACAGCACCAGCGAAAGGAGTATCGCCAGCTCCAGCAGGTGGGAGAGGGATATCTTGATTGTGTCGGACTGTATTTCCTTTTCCATCTCCTCAAGGGAGATGAGCATGCTGATCGCCCCGTTCACGTCGCCTGCTTTCCCCTCGTGGCAGTTAAGGCAGTTGACCCCGCCCCGGTTTTCCGACACCAGGAATGGCACCACCGCCCGCAGTTTCTTTATCCCCCCGCGTTCCACGATCAGGAATTCCGGTTCGCCGGTCTTGAGCACCTTGCGGTCCACCTCGTCCACCGGAAGCTCCCCCGGCAGCCCTTCGCCGAACTGTTCGACCACGGTGGAACTGCGGAACACCCGGATTTCGTCCAGCCCTGTGGTGGTCTTTTTGATAAGGTCTATGAAAAGCCCCCTGTCGGCGATGGCGCCTTGCTCCATCATGGCGTTAAGGGAGCTTAGGACGGTCTCCGCCACGGCCTTGGCGTTGCTTTCAGCTTCCTTGATGGCCTGGTCTTTCTGGCGGGAGACAGAGGAAACAATGTTGAAAAGGGACGAGGCGGCGAAAACGACCGTGAGCAGGACGGCAAGTTTGACGGAGAGTGTCTTGTTTTTCAGAAAATCAAGGTTTTCCAGCCAGTTTTTCATCCACCCAATCCGAATCCGGCCCAGAGGCCAATTCAATCGCCGCCGCCATGGCATTCATGCGGCGCTACACACCCCTATATATGACCAGCCTTTGTAAATATTGTTTACCCAAAAAAGGCGAGACTGGCCCCATATTATGTCTCATATCCGTGGTTTATGGTAGAAATTTCTTCAAGGTTTGTTTTTTTCGTGTGGGAGCGCGGGCGGTCGCCCAGCCGTTCAAAACAAATTCTTTTACCAACCGGATTTACTTTGTCTCTTTCTCCCTTTTGAACCCAATCTTGTTGCGGGCTGGAACGGCAGGATTCATCAACCGCCGGATTGCGTCGAACACAACCTTGAACTGGGCGTCGTATTTATTTTCAAGGTCGTTAAGCTTGCGGGCCAATTTTGCGTTTGATGCAAGCAACTGACGCAGCCTGACGAACGTTTTCACGATCTGTATGCTGGTTTGCACCGCCAAAGGACTGTTTATAACTGTGGCAAGCATTACCGCGCCATATTCTGTGAATGCATAAGGCAGATTCGGAGAAAACTTGAGCCGCATTAGGTGGTCGCAATTTGCGACCACCTCCGCCTTCTCGTGTTCCGTCAGTTGAAACATGAATTCTTCAGGAAAACGCTCCCTGTTACGCTTCACCTGTTCATTCAATCGCCGGGTGGTGACGCCATAAAGCGCCGCCAGATCGGTGTCCAGCATGACCTTTTCGCCACGCATGAGCAGGATTTTCTTTTCGATCACTTCAGTGGGGACAAGAGCCTTCATTTTTTCTCCATCCATGAGGATCAAAATTATGGCGATATTAACATATTGGATCCGGCGCAGTGTTCTTCAATCCGTCTTATTTGCGGCGCCGTCATCTTGCCTGCAACTGGAACCGTTTCATCCCGGAAAGGGAGAAGAAAGTAACTGAATCTTTAAGGCAAAAAGCGCCCTTGAGTTATCGCGCCCTCGTAATATTCAACCCCTTCCTGTCACCGCCAGGCGTATCTTGCGCAGCATCCCTTCGAGGGTCTTAAGCTCCTGGCTGTCCGGTTCGCCACGTCTGATTATGTCCATGATCTTGCGCGATGAGCCGTCCACCGCTCCGGGATTTGCAAAGCCTGTCATCTCGAGCATGGCGGCGAGCCTTTTGTGGAACCCCTCCTTTTCCCCCAGCGTGGGATAAAGGCGCTCTCCTTTTTTTTCAGGGCGCGGCGCGCCATGGGGTTCGTCCCGCAAGAACTCGTACAGCGTCACCGCCACCGACTGCGCCAGGTTGAGCGACGGATATCCGGGATCGGACGGGATGGTGATGAACGCATCGCACATCCCGGCGTCTTCGTTGGACAGGCCGAATTTCTCCGAGCCGAACACAAGCCCGATGTCCCCCTCTTTCAAATGGGCGTCCCGCGCCGCCTCCATAAGCCCCAGGGAAGGCTTTTTAAGCCTGCGCGGGCGCCTTGTGGCGGCGTACGAGAATGACAAAGGTTCCAGCGCCTCTTCCAATGTGGAGAGCACTTGGGCCCGTTCGATGACCTCTTCGGATCCCGGAGCCATTTTTACGGCCTCCAGATGGGCCCGCGCGGTGGGATTGACAAGGGTAAGACGGGCAAGCCCGAAATTTTTCATCACCCGGGCCGCGGCGCCGATATTCCCCGCATGGCGTGTGTTCGCCAGGATCACGCAAAGCCGGCCGCGGTAAGGGGGGGATTTGGCCAATTCAGCTTTTCTTGGAAAGGAACGAGAACACCTTGCGGACGATGCTTGCTTCCCCCACCTCCTTTTTCACGGTGCTCATGGGGTCTATCAGCCCAAGAAGGAAGGAGCCGATGATGATTTCGTCCCCGGGGGAGGCTTCCACCTTGTCCACCTTTTTGCCGTTCACAAGCGTGCCGTTGTTGCTCCCCAGGTCCTCGATGACAAGCTTGCCCGACGACACATGGATTTTCGCATGCTTGCGGGAGACCAGCGGATTGTCCAGCCGCACGTCCGCCTCCTGGGTCCTTCCTATAATGACCGGAGACTGCGTCACCTCGTATCTCGCGGTCTCCTGCCCGGCCTCGGTGACGGTGAGAAAAAGGGTTTGCCCGGCCATGAACGCCATGGTCCTCTCCCCATCCGCGAAGGGGTCCGCCGCTTTGGGAGGAGGCGCGGGCTTATGGCGCGAGAACACAAGCTTCACGGTGCCTATCATGAATTCGTCGCCATCGTTCATTTCGCTTTTCGCCACCCTGGCTCCGGAGCGCAGTGTGCCCACGTGGCTGCCCATGTCCTCCATGAAATAGCGGCCGTTCACAAACACAATCTGTGCGTGGCGGCGGGAGACATAGCCTTCGTTCAGGCGGATGTCCGCCTGGGCCGACCGGCCGATCACCAGCGGAGAGGTGAGCAGGTCATACACCACCGGCGGCTTGCCGGCCTCTTCCACAGTAAGCTTGGCCTGCCCGGCCGCTTCCATCTTCACGGTGCCGGTGGTGGGGGCATGGCCTTCCCATTCGACAGGGATGTCCCCCGTCACCTTTCCGTTTGTGTATTCGTGCCCGGCGGCTTGCGGCTCTTCGCCTCCCCAAAGGATCCTGAACACTTTTTGCGGGCCGAGCTTCCCTTTTATGTTCGTCTCCTGGGAAAAGACTATCGAAAACTCCGGCGTGTCCTTTACGAACTGGTATGTCTCCTCCGATATCAATATCTGCCTGGGTTTGGCCAATGATTCGAAGCGCTGGGCGGTGTTCACAACGTCGCCGTACACGTCGTTTTTCTCCACGATCCCCCTGCCGGTGTTAAGGCCGCACCGGATAAGAAGCTCCGGATGTTTTTTCGCCTGGTTGAATTCGGCGAAGCCAAGCTGGATGCCGATTGCGGCGCGCACGGCTCCCGAAGGGTCCATGAAGTATGAAAGGGTTCCGTCCCCCATGGTCTTGACCAATGTGCCGCCGTTGGCGGAGACGATGGGGAA
This genomic window from Nitrospinota bacterium contains:
- a CDS encoding RNA methyltransferase, which gives rise to MILANTRHAGNIGAAARVMKNFGLARLTLVNPTARAHLEAVKMAPGSEEVIERAQVLSTLEEALEPLSFSYAATRRPRRLKKPSLGLMEAARDAHLKEGDIGLVFGSEKFGLSNEDAGMCDAFITIPSDPGYPSLNLAQSVAVTLYEFLRDEPHGAPRPEKKGERLYPTLGEKEGFHKRLAAMLEMTGFANPGAVDGSSRKIMDIIRRGEPDSQELKTLEGMLRKIRLAVTGRG
- a CDS encoding FHA domain-containing protein; this encodes MAEDKKGGEDKSIEVDLGALLKEKEKLESLIQRKFTRDITVLFTDLTGSTRMSEALGDLEMRSLLKNHYDIIFPIVSANGGTLVKTMGDGTLSYFMDPSGAVRAAIGIQLGFAEFNQAKKHPELLIRCGLNTGRGIVEKNDVYGDVVNTAQRFESLAKPRQILISEETYQFVKDTPEFSIVFSQETNIKGKLGPQKVFRILWGGEEPQAAGHEYTNGKVTGDIPVEWEGHAPTTGTVKMEAAGQAKLTVEEAGKPPVVYDLLTSPLVIGRSAQADIRLNEGYVSRRHAQIVFVNGRYFMEDMGSHVGTLRSGARVAKSEMNDGDEFMIGTVKLVFSRHKPAPPPKAADPFADGERTMAFMAGQTLFLTVTEAGQETARYEVTQSPVIIGRTQEADVRLDNPLVSRKHAKIHVSSGKLVIEDLGSNNGTLVNGKKVDKVEASPGDEIIIGSFLLGLIDPMSTVKKEVGEASIVRKVFSFLSKKS
- a CDS encoding insulinase family protein yields the protein MKAAVKVEKVAMKGPRGAKGAAAAANITGAPAEEGTGNPGLAGGVIETTAVNGIPVILETLPFFRSVAFGVWVNAGSRDETEEKSGLFHFLEHMVFKGTSRRDPLAISVETDELGGQLDAFTSREVTCYSSHVVAERLEQAFDLVTDIMMNSVFPPAELERERQVIIEEIRMGEDNPAEYIYDKMYPLRWPGHPLGRLITGSVETVAALNRDDFITARDKFYRPPRLLVTACGAVDMKTLKELVARHFGGLQAEPGERQMDTPRISRASYIMRKKLEQAHILLAAPGLPTDSRRRPALSILNTALGGGVSSRLFQKVREELGLAYSINSFYEQFADAGLFGVYAACSPEMLPKLWDAVRGEMERASAHPPTAEEIRRAKNLSAGALKMSFESVNSRMFQMAYQWLYYGKALAPDEMLAEIEGVTLDEVRELAGELLAGREFTVIALGPIHRRQEKLFEI
- a CDS encoding HAMP domain-containing protein; the encoded protein is MKNWLENLDFLKNKTLSVKLAVLLTVVFAASSLFNIVSSVSRQKDQAIKEAESNAKAVAETVLSSLNAMMEQGAIADRGLFIDLIKKTTTGLDEIRVFRSSTVVEQFGEGLPGELPVDEVDRKVLKTGEPEFLIVERGGIKKLRAVVPFLVSENRGGVNCLNCHEGKAGDVNGAISMLISLEEMEKEIQSDTIKISLSHLLELAILLSLVLFILSKIVVAPISRLINMIRQLEKGNLRERLHMDRHDEIGQVADAMDHFAETLQHEVVAAFDRLAAGDFTFEAEGVIRDGLAKTNDNLNALITQINQTGQKIALSSVEVLTSSESLAEGANEQAGSLEALSSTMEQMYSQINLTANNAGQANSLMSRAREAATKGNTQMNEMVAAMDRIVISGQNISRIIKVIDEIAFQTNLLALNAAVEAARAGKHGKGFAVVAEEVRNLAARSAKAAKETEELIEGSVESSRSGSEIASRTAGALNEIVEAVTKVTDLVEHIADASREQAKGISSANEGISNIDKVTQKNAAIATETTNEAQSLASEVADLRKMLSRFRLKNGERIGVKSLPPHK
- the flgM gene encoding flagellar biosynthesis anti-sigma factor FlgM, with the translated sequence MKVFGADPNYNQARVDDLKKRDQAAAVKAARSDAPAAEAGKSSSTATNVAVSGFAKEVAKANTAVKNTPDVRKEKVDAIKEKISKGEYHVDSEKIAGKIVADMVKQGK
- a CDS encoding ORF6N domain-containing protein, which encodes MKALVPTEVIEKKILLMRGEKVMLDTDLAALYGVTTRRLNEQVKRNRERFPEEFMFQLTEHEKAEVVANCDHLMRLKFSPNLPYAFTEYGAVMLATVINSPLAVQTSIQIVKTFVRLRQLLASNAKLARKLNDLENKYDAQFKVVFDAIRRLMNPAVPARNKIGFKREKETK
- a CDS encoding diguanylate cyclase is translated as MKNIKLMTKVFATAFMAGVLLFPGAGRAQKQAPEAPVFSWLEDTTRRLTLDGAIGQARAGKFAPIGESEPNFGYSKSAFWLHASLKGVPGGSPDWMLEIPFPTLDKVEVFFVDPSSGKVIKSHATGDTVPFAQRPYPHRNFVFPLRLAPENRVDVFIRVESQGSLTVGTLLWPADLFHHASRGAYMALLFYFGALTALFAYNLLLYISLLDRSYLYYILFVGSMAVGQMSWNGLGYEYLWPDFTIWGNVASVAGFDAAGFFGAVFSREFLGVRRSAPALDKLLAACQMVFAALFITIPATPYQINAIATSATGVVFAAAASASGVVCLVRGFSAARYFLLAWSMLLVGVAALGSRNLGWLPTNFFTKYSMLIGSGLEMLLLSFALADRVNALRKEKELAQADAYSARLAMIEALTRTERELEAKVAERTRELTDVNSRLAESANQLRKMAHHDPLTGLANRILLDETLGLAVERTRRHNGRLAVFLVDLDGFKLINDTHGHDAGDSVLVATAQTLKNCVRASDTVARLGGDEFVLVLDELANPAAAEHIARKIVEEINSPVIVKGGKLQISGSLGAAIFPEDGDDSDTLINMADRAMYNAKLAGRNQVSFAEGFKGALKNGPETV